In Antechinus flavipes isolate AdamAnt ecotype Samford, QLD, Australia chromosome 3, AdamAnt_v2, whole genome shotgun sequence, a genomic segment contains:
- the PROC gene encoding vitamin K-dependent protein C: MATRRRYSQSSTAHICISSFKMWHLVSFLVFVASWDSLGGHANSVFSSSKKANQVLRIQKRANSFLEEIKPGNLERECHEEICDLEEVREIFPTREETLAYWSKYMDGDLCEPHPCNNGTCIDGIGSFQCICNKGWEGRLCEHVVKYTNCSLNNGGCAHYCIEDLKNQQRYCMCASGYEEDDNPMVCKPIANFPCGKPKVSYPMPNSEGLQIRILGGRPANKGDSPWQVILLDSREKLKCGGVLIHSSWVLTAAHCVEHPKYLTVRLGEYNMRRFENSEMDFRIQETIVHPNYTKSTSDNDIALLYLNKPVVFSKYILPICLPNQGLAHRELMKVGKEMVITGWGRQFEESKNRTYILRFIKIPLASHTECSQTMQNSISENMLCAGILGDQRDACEGDSGGPMITEYRGTWFLVGLVSWGEGCGRPNNFGIYTKVSQYLSWMQDHIKAKELSSKSESTP; encoded by the exons ATGGCGACAAGAAGACGATACAGCCAGTCCTCCACTGCCCACATTT GTATCAGTTCTTTCAAAATGTGGCATCTGGTGAGCTTCTTGGTGTTTGTGGCTTCCTGGGATTCACTTGGTGGACACGCCAACTCAG TGTTCTCTAGCAGCAAGAAAGCCAACCAAGTCTTGAGGATTCAGAAACGAGCTAATTCGTTCCTGGAAGAGATTAAACCTGGCAACCTGGAGCGGGAATGCCATGAGGAGATATGTGACCTGGAAGAAGTCCGGGAGATTTTTCCAACTAGGGAAGAAACA TTAGCTTACTGGTCAAAATATATGG ATGGAGACCTGTGTGAGCCCCATCCCTGCAATAATGGGACCTGTATTGACGGTATTGGTAGCTTTCAGTGCATCTGCAATAAAGGCTGGGAAGGACGCCTTTGTGAGCATG TTGTGAAGTATACCAATTGCTCCTTAAACAATGGTGGCTGTGCTCACTATTGCATTGAGGACCTCAAGAATCAGCAACGTTATTGCATGTGTGCTTCTGGATACGAGGAGGATGACAACCCTATGGTGTGCAAACCTATTG CAAATTTTCCATGTGGGAAACCAAAGGTGAGTTACCCAATGCCAAATTCTGAAGGATTACAAATCCGAATCTTAGGAGGGAGACCAGCAAACAAAGGGGACAGCCCATGGCAG GTGATACTGTTGGACTCCAGGGAAAAATTAAAGTGTGGAGGTGTCCTTATTCATTCTTCTTGGGTGCTAACTGCAGCCCACTGTGTGGAACATCCAAAATACCTTACAGTAAGACTTG GTGAATACAACATGCGGCGGTTTGAGAATTCAGAGATGGATTTTAGGATACAGGAAACTATTGTGCACCCAAACTACACCAAAAGTACCTCGGACAATGACATTGCACTGCTCTACCTGAACAAGCCCGTTGTCTTCTCCAAATACATCCTGCCCATCTGCCTTCCCAACCAGGGACTGGCCCATAGAGAGCTCATGAAGGTGGGGAAGGAAATGGTGATAACAGGCTGGGGTCGTCAGTTTGAAGAGTCCAAGAATCGCACCTATATTCTCAGGTTCATCAAAATCCCCCTGGCCTCTCATACCGAATGCTCTCAAACCATGCAAAACAGCATCTCAGAGAATATGCTCTGTGCAGGAATCCTTGGTGACCAGCGTGATGCTTGTGAGGGGGATAGTGGGGGTCCTATGATTACAGAATACCGGGGGACATGGTTCCTAGTGGGCCTGGTGAGTTGGGGAGAGGGCTGTGGGCGACCAAACAACTTTGGCATCTACACCAAAGTCAGCCAGTATCTCAGCTGGATGCAGGACCACATCAAAGCAAAAGAACTTTCATCAAAGAGTGAATCAACACCTTAG